In the Populus trichocarpa isolate Nisqually-1 chromosome 1, P.trichocarpa_v4.1, whole genome shotgun sequence genome, cttcagTTCATATCATTCGGTTGCCTGTGAAAGATACATAACTATAATTACATGGACTAAAAGATTTCATACCTGACCTGCGGAGCTTTGCAAACCTGGAATCAAGTTCATTTTACACTTTATTAAGTTCCTACATAAATGAAGTTCAAACAGTAAGTAGCGAGTGATGAAAAGGGCAACAAAATATCTAAGTAAACgacaatgaagaaaaaaatccaccaagtgtcaacttttttttaagaaaaaatctataaaaggATATATAGACGAACTCACTACAATTTATTGTTTAGGAGcacgcaaaaaaataaaataatacaaaaaaattctaCATCAAATTAAACTATTATATTATGAGCATTGCAGAAGTAAAACTTCTTTGCCATAAAATGTAACTGCCACAAATCTGCAAAAACTCCGGGACTTCATCAGCGTATTTAGTGGCATAATTCACAAGGAAATCCTAGTCCTAGTTCTTAGAAACCACACAACCTTCTTGCCCCCTTGAATCCAAAACCATCAAAACATTGTAACTTGCAccaattcttttattaaatgaatatcGAAGACCCGCAGTGGATTTCGAATTACAGTTTCTGGTGTTAATCACATGCATAAGAAATCCATTTCACTCTGGATTCTCTTTTCTACACTTGAAAAACAGTGAGTGGTGCTTGAATGGGCCAACATTGAAATCTAATCATCTTAATCGCATTCCattctaaagaaaaataaatctaaaattggAAATTTCCAAATGCAATCGAGGTTATCAGAGCATTTTTAGCTcggtttgaataaaaaaaagtactaaaaaaaatcataatcttgAAGGACACATCTCATGGTGGAAAGTTGACTCTGCTGAGAAAACAATCTTAGCAATAGCGATGGCCATGTATTATACAAAATCACATCACCAATTCAGAATGAAATAATTAAGGTATAACCTGCAGAGCTTTTCAAGCCTGGAAAACAGAGTTCAGTTCATCATCAAAGTTCGAAGTTCAAACACTAAGCAACAAGTGACAAAAAAGGCCTAAAGAAGATCCAAGGGCAAAGAGAGGATGTGGTGGGGACACTAGAACCTCTCAACATATGGACAGGGATGATGGAGAATAACCCAACACGTCACTCTTTAGTTGAGAGATTTAACACATCCAAGCgttattggattttatttgGGTTTATTATTAGGTTTAGTTTTCGTTATGTTATACAAACTTTTGTTCCATTCCTCtaattttctcctctctttttcagCTCCTGCTTCTTCCCAacttctgtttcttctttcttatcTTCTTTACTTCTCCTCAAATCTTTACTTGTCCGGTAacagaatgaattaaaaaaaaaaaaccccgaaaGAAGCagcagaagaaagaaaaaaacaaaaagaaaccacCACGAGATTAACTTAAAGAAACCACTATCCAAAATGATATACATGCAAAATCAACATGTTAGAACAATAAATTTAGGAACGTAAATTGGTTAGCAGATCAAAACTACTTCTAAAGGAAATTAGACCACCACCATTTGGTGCATTGCAGAAGTGAAGTAAAAACTCACTCGATTGGCATCAAGTATCTATCTTTTTTGCTTCCACAGTACCGCGATATATCTCCAATAAGCCTGGTACTTTATCTGCATACCTTGCAACATAATTTTCCCGGAATTTCATCTCACTTCTTGTTGTTAGCAACCAAAAAACCCTCTGGTTCACTTCGATCAGATTCTTTGACTCCAAAACCTTCAAAACATTATACCTCGGACGAACCCTTTTATCAATTGAGTACTGGAGTAAAACTGGATTTGCAACTACAGTTTGTGATCCTAATCTCACAGTATTCACAAAGAAATCCATGGCCCTCCCGATTTTGTCCTCCGAGCATGCCAGTATATCTGGATTTCGTTTAAAGGTCAGCAAAACCTCATCTTCAGTCCACCCCAAACTCTTCATATACTCAATTTTCCTCTTCCAAGTGGATTCACTCATTCCTATCATCACTCTAAGAGCATGTACAAACACAGGAGCCTTTGGTTCAAGGCCCAGATTCTTAACAGAATTCACTACACGGACCATCCTATCAGGTTTCATCTGTAAAGTTCTCGGATACATCAAAATCAGTTTCGCAACCCTATCATGAGGCACTCCCtcttttatcaagaaaacagtATTTGGTTTCAGAGCAGAATTgaaattaaaggtaaaatacCACGGATAACGCTTAATAGCTGCTAAAAGTTTCTCATTGTTGTCAAGAAAGGACTTCAAAAACTCAAAGCATGGCTTAATACAAGAATCTACCTTCCTATTCAAAATCGCCGGAACTAAGACGATAAGCTGAGGCAGAATCTGACCCGAAAAACCGTTCTGAGTGAGGAAATCGAACTTGAGCTTGAGGGTGCTTTCTACTCTGCAGAGGAGGACACGGGGCCACTTTTCGATCAATCTGCCTATCTGGGTCTCGTTAAAGTCGTGAGCTTTCAAGAACTCAAGTACAGAAAGGGACTTATGGAGTTCCTTTTCATGGATTTGGAACTTTTTAGAAACTGAAAGAGCGGATTTTAAAGGAAGCCCGCATGAATTGACGAGGAACTTAACtgtaaatgatgatgatgaagataaagaagaagaCGAGTTAGTGGATAGTGGAGAAGAATTAGAACAAAGTGAAGCAGCAGATGTCTGTATACATCGTCTTTGCAACAAAGATATGAAGTTCCTCGTGGCGGCCATCTTCGATCTTTCAATGGGACTGACAGAAAAGAAGAGGAGGGATTCGCTTAGCTCTGCGCATGTGTAGTGCTTAGCTTGATTATCATGGGCCGGGTCTAGTAGGGTTTATAGGTGTCCCACTCCATCCAACGCTCTTCAtcaccctttttttattattattcaaatttgATTGCCTTAGTCAGAACCCAAGTTAATAATTGGACGGGTTAATCGGAgtcatttataataatattattttatttaaaaaaaaacaattaaattaatatcatttattgttttttacaaaattacatCAAGTTTTGGTTTGATTGTATATTAATTTGTCGAAATCATATCCGCTCAACTTCATTCCAgtttactttaaaatttatcaGGGCAAATCAGGTGACagcaatgaataaaaaaagttcgaataaaaaaacagaaattttttttttcaatattctttctaaaattattaaaataatattttttatttttaaaaattataagttgtttttcaaattaattcggttactttttaaaagaattttttatatcaaaatatattaaaaaaatattttttttatttttaaaaaaatattttttaaaaaaaattaaatttttttaaaaacacaaattcaCCATCATTTTCAAACAGAAGGTTAGAGTCTCTTCTTCATCCATGAATATCTGCCTGCACATGTACTCTCcacactaaaaaaatcatctcctCTGTACTCCACAAATCAAGAATATATTCAAATCAATATTCTTAACACGGAAAATAGACGAACCCCATCAAATTTTCAACCTAaactagacaaaaaaaataaatcaaataaagacCCGGATTTTGTACAAAGACGAGAAAAAATGAAGTCTTGAAGGTTAATAAACACATCTGTAAGATCCAACGCATATTGTAGCAAGCATATGATTATAATCTCTGACTGAAATGGGCTAAGTCAGGGCAATGCTTTATATTTTCTAGAGATCATATATTACTTTAATTATCTACAGGGAAAAAGATAGTCAAAACATagaaacaagaacaaaaggagttaaattaagaaatgatCGTGCAACTCACAGTAAATGATCTCCTCATATGACTaagatttgttgttttcttttttagcccAAGCAGCTTAAACCAGGACAGGCAGAAAGAGGATAGAGAGCGTATACCAGCCATGGAGGATGGTGAGCTTCGGGACAGAGAGATAGACTAGACAAAGAGACCAATGGGAAGGGGGCGACTACTTTTGGCTCTGTGATTGCTGATTTACGGTGTTTGATATTACAgtaagaaataattttgttcCTGGCTTATTGGAATCTGCAGTAAATTGCATCCATGATCTGCTCATATGTCCCAACACTTTCactttttcttcatgttgaaTCACAATCTTGGACAGAATTATTTATTCCTGAAATTTCATAATCCTCCAACATCTCTCCACAGAAGACGTTGTCCTGTTGGTTGCTAATCCGAGGAGAGTTTGTTGCTGCTGAAGTTCCTTTTTAGGGTCTGGGATTTTGTAGGCTCCAACATCTCTCCATAGATTACTGTTGTCGGTTGCTGAGCTGAGCAGGATTTGTTGCTCCTGGGATTTCATCAAAACCCAACATCTTGCCACAAATAATGTTGTCATGTTTACTGCGCTGTATGCTGGACTCATCGGGTCTGCTGTTAATATGCAGAAAACTTTTTGTAcgaaagaaaacatgtttttcatttagattTCCAAAgcaaatttcttttcttaaggaaaaaaacacaatcttaaTAAAACCagattttataaagaaattgaaCAGGAAAAATGGTTTTTCAAGACAAAAGGGCTGCTCTGTGGTTAGTTACTGCAGAGGAAGAGTGAAAGACATGAACTAAACTGGTCGCTGTTACTATTGTATTGTGTCAGTTGACAGAGTGGACGCGATCGCAGATTACATAGCTTAGCATATTGATTAGAATATATGCTCAAAATTATGctaagaaaaacaattgaattcTGGGCCATCTTTCATCCTCAACATCTCTTCATTACCAACCAACTCAAAAAGATGAACTCCATAGTTTGTCAACTGCCTGTGGATAACATCAACTGCTTTGATACAGAGAGAGATTGGAAATGGTGGAAAGGTTAAGAGTTAAGGGGCATCCAAATGAAACCGCTTCTGCTGGAATTACCCTTCATAGTTAAATAGACTGGAAAGTACAGTAAAACCATGAATGAACATTCACAGTTCTCAGAAGGAAACCAGAATTTCATAAAAGCcatcatcattttcatcatatcaTGGCACCACCTTCAGAGGAACGACAGGACTCTATCTCCTTTCCACGCAACCACGACTCAGAAATTCCTCCTGTTCAAAGAATAGTATCTAGCCAAGCAAGCATTGAAACAGTGTATAGAGATGAGGAGaggttagggttttttaagCCTTAAATACTACAACtctaaaaatagagaaagaaactAGGGTTTATCAAAGCTTTAGAATtacatttctaaaataattctttaaccaataatttatttaatttctgaaaaataaaaaataaaattgtctaaatagaaattataacttaataaatgaaatctaaaacaaatttaaagaaattcgaaaataactagaaaaataaagaaaaattttaagcaTCATTTTTTGGGTCTAATTTTGACATGAACTGACCTCGGCAAATGCTAGCAAGCTGACCCATAGGGAACTTGACAAACACGCTAAAAAATGTCAGCACCATACaaccattttattaaaaattatgttcatTTTTGTCAAAAACACTAATTTAACTCGTCCAATATCCTGTAGGTGGAGAAGATGCAGcagaaagagaggaagaagcTCTTGAAGAAGGACGCAAAAGTCTTATATCCAACATGGAAATTCCTGGTCTGCAAAGCAGGATGGAAAGGATATGAATTGGAGGAGGTTATCCtgcaaaggggaaaaaaatacagAGCAAGTTAATAGGTAGGAATCATTACCATTGATATTAATATGAGAATCCAGAGCTACTTTTAAAATTAGAGGATTTGATACTGCAACGAGAAATTAAGTTTGGGCGTGAAATCCACGAGGACTACCCTTTAAATCTGCTCTCTCAGTTTCGGAGCTTCTTGGAAACGGAAAGATAAGACTTTAAGGAAAGCCCCCGCATGGGTTGATAAGGAATTGAAATGTAAAtgaattgatgatgaagatgaaggggATGTTTGGAATaatggtaaaaatatttttcaaagttattttttcttgtgaatatattaaaataatatttattttttattttttaaaatttatttttgacaaatcacatcaaaacaaaaaaataaattaaaaaaaataaataaaaatttaaaattttacaaaattaaagttCAACCACAACGAAACAGCTTGGAGGAGGGTTATCAGAGGGCTTGCCGAGAAGAAAGTGACCTCCCTTCTGAGCTAATTCGCTGTCGGTTCACTTTAATTGGGCAAACTCAGAACATTTTCAATTTGGATATATTCTGATTAGGGCTCAAAATAGGCCCATTTATAAGATTGTCATGGCTGACCCATGTGAATCTGTGATGTTCCAAActcaaaaaacaagaacaagatAGAGAGGGCTTGTTATTAAAgatacattttcaaaaaaaaaaaaaagtcatgagaAAAAAGTTCCTTGTGATCAAAATGATGGCATGGTGATAACCAACAATTTTCTCATAAATGACCAACTTTCATATTCATTCTAGTTTAGAGCTTCTAGCTGCAAAATATGAAGTTTATCAAGTCAATTGCTTCATGGTTTGAAAAGAGAAGGGAATTTGGAAATAGGGGAAGCAATACTGCTATATACAGCATTCAATCAGTTTGTACCACCTGCCTGCTAACAATCCAATAAAACAGTCACCAAGAAAATTAGCTGGCTTTGGTTTAACATTTGAAGAGAATGGCAAGAACTAGAGAGCATTGGCCAGGCCTTCAAGAGCAAGAATACGCAATTTATTTCAGCAAACAATGAAATTCAACGGACCTATGACATCTTTTCAAAGAATTGCAGATGAGAAGATGAACTGTCAACAAGAAAACTCAAGGGTTCCAAGTCATGGTTGCTTGCTGCAAACTAACATCTTGACTTGTAAGTTCTGAATTTAGAGCAGAGAAGTAATCTACTAGATTATGAGCCTAGAATTTGACTAAGGATCAACCAAAGAATGACACTTACAATATTTGTTGTTCGGTCCAAGAAAATTAGCTAGCTTTGGTTTAACATTTGAAGAGAATGGCAAAAACTAGAGAGCATTGGCCAGGCCTTCAAGAGCAAGAATATGCAATTTATTTCAGCAAACAATGATATTCAAAACTAATCGGTAAAACAGGCATTACAAATACGAACTTCAAATAGCTTCTCGGCGTGCGCGCGTGCACATGTAAGCACACACACATATAGGTATAGATATGTATGTATTCACCTGAGAAAAACATTGGCCTGTGATAATGGAATGGAGGTGATGGATGGGAGGTAATCAAGTATCTATCTTTCGGTCTTTGTTGTGCCCCTGTATACCTCCAATAAACCTGGCACTTTATCAGCATACTTAGTAACATAATTCTCCAAGAAATTCTTCTCACTAACTGTTAGCAGATAGTTCGTCTTCTTGCCGATTTCAATTAGCTTCTTAGACttcaaaatcttcaaaacaTCATACCTAGGACGGAGCCTTTTCTCAGTTGAATACATAAGAAACTTAGGACAGGCAATGATGGCCTGCCTTTCCATCTTAATAGTATTCAACAAGAAATCCATCGATTTCCTCATTTTTTCCTCCGAGGATGATAATTGAAACGGGTATTGCTTAAATGCCCGCAAAATCTCTTCTTCAGTCCACCCAAAACTTTTCATCacctcaatcttcttcttccaagTGAACTCATTCATGGATAAGATCGATCTAAGAGCATATATAAACATGGGAGCCTTCGGCTCAAGACCCAAATTCTTGACAGCATTGACTGCATAAACCATCCTATCGCGCCTTTGATATATAATTCTTGGTTGTGCAACAATCATTTTTACTACTCTCTCTTCAGGCACTCCCTCTTTTATCAACAACTCAACATTTGGCTGTATAATACTCTTCCAATCATAGGTCAAGAACACTGCACATCGCTTAGAAGCCGCTACAATCATGTCATTACTACCAAGAATGGACTTAAAATACTCAAAACATGGCTTCATATTAGATTCTAAAGCCCTTTCCAAAACATTCGGATTTGATGTAATAAGCTCAGGAAGAAGCTTACCCACAAAGCCATTTGCGATGAGGAACTCAAATTTTGGCTTGAGATTGGTGTCTACTCCACGTCTGAGGACATCAGGCCGCTTCTCAATTAATTTGACGACGTGGGTTTCTTTAAAGCCGTGAGCTTTCAGAAACTCGAGTACTGATTGGGGCTTCTGGATGCTCTTCTCGTCGAGTTGTAACTTCTGGGAGACAGAAAGAGCAGATTTTGAGGGAAGCCCACATGAGTTGATGAGGAAGTCGACTGTAAATGATGACGATGGAGCAGTGGAAAGAGGAGAAAGTGTTGGAGTAGATGACGATGATGTTGATAGAAAACGTTTCTGTAAGAGAGGAAGCAGGTTTCTCATGGCTACCTTGGTGCCCATTTCCTGGAAGCAGATACCTTGCCAAACCTAGAATTAGAACAAAGACAGTCAAGACATTTCCTTTTTCAGTGGGTTGAGGAACTGAATGGGTCTGTTTTCATTGGGTCAAATTCCTCAATGTTTAATCAAAGTGATAGGGGTTCAAATGGGCTGGGCTCAAAATGGTTAATTAAACTAAACTGAGAATATAatgatttgtttgataaaatattttttaaaagaatttaattagtgGTTTATCatgtaaatatttgttttagttttttttaaaaaaaatatttattaatattgaataagaataaatatttttttatttttatataatttttttaaattcattgtttttagatttttttcatgatttttttattttttttaattaagactcagtttttattttttaaaaaatacttcaaataagtaaaagatatttttttattaagataaagaaatacattaaaaaaaactatttttttagtcaaaacaacaaaaaaattatataaataaaaaaagataattttgatggaaacatatatttttcttttataattttaatttcaaaaacttatCAGCACCAACACGCAGTCATCTATGCTAGCGGTTAGCCCAGGACTTCCTgggatcaaaataaaaggagCGTGCCTGAAAAATCAACGAAAAGCCCCCCTTAATCTCCCCTCTGCTCCAACCCACGCTTGTTCAACAACTCAGTTTTCTTCTTCCGAGTTGATTCACTCATATGTATTGTATCAACGTGCCAACAATGTATAAGCACAGAACCCCCTTTGGTTCAATGCCAAATTCTGCATCATATCAACATGCCAACAGCACGTATGAACACACAACCCATCGGTTCAAGGCCATATTCTTAAAATTCTGAACGTTGCATAACACCTTTCAAATCATAACAGTCACAAAGAAAGCCTTAAAAAAAAGCCACCATTGTGTCATTTCTACCAAGAATACTCTTCAAACAAACTCAAATCATGGATGAATTTGAGAAACCAAGGGCTTCTCCAAAGTTAAAGTTATTAGTTTTTTACTTTAAGCTATAACCATGGACAGAATACATGTTCAAGGGCAGGACCTGTTTGAAATTTTCAAAAGGCCCTTAGATTCTCGTATTAAAGCATGCATGCCATTTCTTTTTGAAGGGCAGggcctaaaaaaaagaaagattaaaaaaaaaggtcaaagaaATGAACCAGAAACAAGAGCTGCCGTGATAAGAAACTAACATGAAAAATGATAGGATATTGAGCTCAGTATTCGAAGAATTAATTGAACGATATAAAATGACAGTACAAACTAGGTCTAATTCAGAAGAAGGGAAGCAATTAACAACCATTGTGTTATACTTTGTATAGCACAAACTAACTTAGCCATCAAGCGTCTTTCTCTGTTCTCATGGCTGTACCCTTGTACAGCTCTAATAGACCAGGGACTTCATCCGCAAACCTGCTGACATAATTTATAAAGAACTTCTTCTCACTCGTAGCTAGCAGAGTAGAAATTTTCATGTCTCCTTTAATCAGTTCCTTCGACTCTAAGACATTTATAACATTATACCTTGGGCGAATCCTTTTATCAATTGAGAAGCCAATAAAATTAGGATTAGCAATTATAATTTGTCTTTCCAACTCCATAGTATTGATATAGAAATCTATTGCACTCCTGATTTTCTCCTCCGAGAATGCTAATATTTGTGGGTACCTCTTAAAAGCCCTCAGAATCTCCTCTTCACTCCACTGCAAACTCTTCATcacttcaattttcttattcCAAGTTGTTTCAGTCATTTGTAACCTCACGCTAAGAGCACGTACAAACATCGTCTTATCTGGCTCCAGACCCAAATTCTTAATAGCATTCATCGCATAAACCATCCTGCCACGCTTACTCAGTATAGTTCCTGGATTTAAGATAATCAATTTTGCTACCATGTTAACAggaactccctcttttctcaaAAAATCAATGTTAGGTTGCGCATTAACATTCAAATCAGCCGTCAACAACCTGGAAGAACGCTTAAGAGCCGCAACAATATTCTCATTACAGTATAGAAACGACTTCAAAAGGTAAAAAGCTGGTTTAATACGAGAATCTAAGGCACTTG is a window encoding:
- the LOC127903915 gene encoding transcription termination factor MTERF2, chloroplastic-like, producing MAATRNFISLLQRRCIQTSAASLCSNSSPLSTNSSSSLSSSSSFTVKFLVNSCGLPLKSALSVSKKFQIHEKELHKSLSVLEFLKAHDFNETQIGRLIEKWPRVLLCRVESTLKLKFDFLTQNGFSGQILPQLIVLVPAILNRKVDSCIKPCFEFLKSFLDNNEKLLAAIKRYPWYFTFNFNSALKPNTVFLIKEGVPHDRVAKLILMYPRTLQMKPDRMVRVVNSVKNLGLEPKAPVFVHALRVMIGMSESTWKRKIEYMKSLGWTEDEVLLTFKRNPDILACSEDKIGRAMDFFVNTVRLGSQTVVANPVLLQYSIDKRVRPRYNVLKVLESKNLIEVNQRVFWLLTTRSEMKFRENYVARYADKVPGLLEIYRGTVEAKKIDT
- the LOC7476819 gene encoding uncharacterized protein LOC7476819 gives rise to the protein MGTKVAMRNLLPLLQKRFLSTSSSSTPTLSPLSTAPSSSFTVDFLINSCGLPSKSALSVSQKLQLDEKSIQKPQSVLEFLKAHGFKETHVVKLIEKRPDVLRRGVDTNLKPKFEFLIANGFVGKLLPELITSNPNVLERALESNMKPCFEYFKSILGSNDMIVAASKRCAVFLTYDWKSIIQPNVELLIKEGVPEERVVKMIVAQPRIIYQRRDRMVYAVNAVKNLGLEPKAPMFIYALRSILSMNEFTWKKKIEVMKSFGWTEEEILRAFKQYPFQLSSSEEKMRKSMDFLLNTIKMERQAIIACPKFLMYSTEKRLRPRYDVLKILKSKKLIEIGKKTNYLLTVSEKNFLENYVTKYADKVPGLLEVYRGTTKTER
- the LOC7476818 gene encoding transcription termination factor MTERF8, chloroplastic isoform X1, yielding MAMKLFLIQKRFLATQSTSSSLSSSSSSSSSFTVDFLVNSCGLPLKSALLASRKLKLDKKNLRNPPFVLQFLKSHNFEETHISKLIERRPQVLQSRVEGNLAPRFKFLIANGFVGTILSKRGRMVYAMNAIKNLGLEPDKTMFVRALSVRLQMTETTWNKKIEVMKSLQWSEEEILRAFKRYPQILAFSEEKIRSAIDFYINTMELERQIIIANPNFIGFSIDKRIRPRYNVINVLESKELIKGDMKISTLLATSEKKFFINYVSRFADEVPGLLELYKGTAMRTEKDA
- the LOC7476818 gene encoding transcription termination factor MTERF8, chloroplastic isoform X2 encodes the protein MALWSFLYCNENIVAALKRSSRLLTADLNVNAQPNIDFLRKEGVPVNMVAKLIILNPGTILSKRGRMVYAMNAIKNLGLEPDKTMFVRALSVRLQMTETTWNKKIEVMKSLQWSEEEILRAFKRYPQILAFSEEKIRSAIDFYINTMELERQIIIANPNFIGFSIDKRIRPRYNVINVLESKELIKGDMKISTLLATSEKKFFINYVSRFADEVPGLLELYKGTAMRTEKDA